A window from Cherax quadricarinatus isolate ZL_2023a chromosome 94, ASM3850222v1, whole genome shotgun sequence encodes these proteins:
- the LOC128700893 gene encoding cytoplasmic tRNA 2-thiolation protein 1-like, with amino-acid sequence MDYNFNMRVVDKCDMQIEFADCVRKSYKWPYKLLGKEKYWKTQETLEFKQIKDYRVGGIRRCCRTIFDNSINSIAIPLKSVDEGITGYRDDSLETVQRNEQQRPGHRPGRGGVDPRNSLQVNSRYEELYGWTMDCIVKKIGRKSNCTFCGVFRRQALDRGASLLKVDKIVTGHNADDIAETVLMNILQGDIARLQQCTAIVTGSEGAIPRSKPFKYTYEKEIVMYAYFKKLDYFCTECIYSPNAYRGYARAFLKDLEKIRPTSIIDIIHSGECFSVREGVKLPTQTTCEHCGHISSQSVCKACVLLEGLSKGKPRLGIGKTSKA; translated from the exons atggactacaacttCAATATGCGcgtagtggacaaatgtgacatgcagattgagtttgctgattgtgtacgcaagagttataagtg gccatataagttacttggaaaagaaaaatattggaaaacacAAGAAACCCTCGAATTCAAGCAAATAAAAGATTACAGGGTGGGCGgcattcgccgctgttgcc GAACaatctttgataattctattaactCAATTGCAATCCCACTCAAATCTGTTGATGAAGGAATCACAGGTTACCGGGATGATAGCTTGGAGACAGTTCAGCGAAATGAACAACA gaggcctggtcacagaccgggccgcgggggcgttgacccccggaactctctccaggtaaactccaggtatgaggaATTGTATGGATGGACAATGGACTGTATTGTAAAGAAGATTGGCCGAAAAAGTAATTGCACATTTTGTGGTGTGTTTAGAAGACAAGCATTGGACCGAGGAGCAAGTTTACTGAAGGTTGATAAAATTGTGACTGGACACAATGCTGATGATATTGCTGAGACAGTCTTAATGAATATTCTGCAAGGTGACATTGCCAGACTTCAACAGTGTACTGCAATAGTAACTGGTTCTGAAGGTGCAATCCCAAGATCCAAGCCATTTAAGTATACATATGAGAAGGAGATTGTTATGTATGCATATTTTAAGAAGCTGGATTATTTCTGCACTGAATGCATTTATTCACCAAATGCTTATCGTGGGTATGCCAGAGCATTCCTGAAGGATTTGGAAAAGATTAGGCCAACTTCCATCATTGATATTATCCATTCAGGTGAGTGCTTCTCTGTGCGTGAGGGAGTTAAACTTCCAACTCAAACAACATGTGAACATTGTGGCCACATTTCTTCCCAGTCAGTATGTAAAGCTTGTGTTCTCCTTGAGGGCCTTAGCAAGGGCAAGCCAAGACTTGGCATTGGTAAAACTTCTAAGGCCTGA